The following proteins come from a genomic window of Bombyx mori chromosome 18, ASM3026992v2:
- the LOC101746009 gene encoding mitochondrial tRNA-specific 2-thiouridylase 1 isoform X1, giving the protein MFHKVALGVSGGVDSAVAALLLKRAGYQVEGVFMRNWDSNYEAGYCSDENDFADATFVCRKLNIPLHRVYFIKEYWNEVFTVLLQEYQTGFTPNPDILCNRYIKFDSFYQHCRNNLGIDVIATGHYANTSFGPFLEYYNKTEDVKLLQPKDKFKDQTFFLSQVKQYSLKRCMFPLANLLKTEVREIAKKEGLLNVANKKDSTGICFIGKKKFQDFIAEYIDTKKGQFIDIDTGRIVGVHEGLHKWTVGQRCCLPNCRDAYFVLKKDLATNNIYVVAGTKHSALWNNICITMPPHWIRREPLELTENGVLNCYFRFQHTKPLAPCKTVKNSEGLTIILKNNLRAITEGQYAVLYKDGECLGSAKMKNICHNFVF; this is encoded by the exons ATGTTCCATAAAGTAGCATTGGGAGTTTCTGGAGGAGTTGATAGTGCAGTTGCAGCGCTTTTACTTAAACGAGCTG GGTATCAGGTGGAAGGCGTATTCATGAGAAACTGGGACAGCAATTACGAAGCGGGTTATTGTTCTGATGAAAACGATTTTGCAGACGCTACGTTTGTCTGTCGTAAGCTAAATATTCCGTTACACCGAGTATATTTCATCAAAGAATACTGGAATGAAGTATTCACTGTGTTACTACAAGAATATCAAACGGGATTCACTCCAAACCCTGACATTCTATGCAACAGATACATAAAATTTGATAGTTTTTATCAACATTGCAGGAACAATTTAGGTATTGATGTGATAGCAACTGGACATTATGCAAACACATCTTTTGGACCCTTTCTGGAGTACTACAATAAGACGGAAG atgttaaattattacaacCAAAGGATAAATTCAAAGATCAAACCTTTTTTCTGTCACAAGTAAAACAATACTCCTTAAAAAGATGTATGTTTCCTCTTgccaatttattaaaaactgaaGTGAGAGAAATTGCTAAAAAGGAAGGTCTTCTAAATGTAGCGAATAAAAAAGATAGCACAGGAATATGcttcataggtaaaaaaaagtttcaagatTTTATTGCAGAA TACATTGATACAAAAAAAGGACAATTCATAGATATAGATACTGGAAGGATTGTTGGTGTACACGAAGGTTTGCACAAGTGGACAGTAGGTCAAAGATGTTGCCTGCCCAATTGTAGAGATGCATATTTTGTATTGAAGAAAGACTTGGCAACGAATAACATTTATGtg gTTGCAGGAACAAAACATTCAGCATTGTGGAACAATATTTGCATCACTATGCCACCTCACTGGATTAGGAGAGAACCTCTTGAATTAACAGAAAATGGGGTGCTTAATTGTTACTTTAGGTTCCAGCATACAAAACCTTTAGCTCCATGCAAAACTGTGAAAAATTCCGAGGGACTTACTATcatcttaaaaaataatttaagagcAATTACTGAAGGACAATATGCAGTACTCTATAAAGATGGAGAATGTCTTGGTAGTgccaaaatgaaaaacatttgtcacaattttgttttttaa
- the LOC101746009 gene encoding mitochondrial tRNA-specific 2-thiouridylase 1 isoform X2, translating into MRNWDSNYEAGYCSDENDFADATFVCRKLNIPLHRVYFIKEYWNEVFTVLLQEYQTGFTPNPDILCNRYIKFDSFYQHCRNNLGIDVIATGHYANTSFGPFLEYYNKTEDVKLLQPKDKFKDQTFFLSQVKQYSLKRCMFPLANLLKTEVREIAKKEGLLNVANKKDSTGICFIGKKKFQDFIAEYIDTKKGQFIDIDTGRIVGVHEGLHKWTVGQRCCLPNCRDAYFVLKKDLATNNIYVVAGTKHSALWNNICITMPPHWIRREPLELTENGVLNCYFRFQHTKPLAPCKTVKNSEGLTIILKNNLRAITEGQYAVLYKDGECLGSAKMKNICHNFVF; encoded by the exons ATGAGAAACTGGGACAGCAATTACGAAGCGGGTTATTGTTCTGATGAAAACGATTTTGCAGACGCTACGTTTGTCTGTCGTAAGCTAAATATTCCGTTACACCGAGTATATTTCATCAAAGAATACTGGAATGAAGTATTCACTGTGTTACTACAAGAATATCAAACGGGATTCACTCCAAACCCTGACATTCTATGCAACAGATACATAAAATTTGATAGTTTTTATCAACATTGCAGGAACAATTTAGGTATTGATGTGATAGCAACTGGACATTATGCAAACACATCTTTTGGACCCTTTCTGGAGTACTACAATAAGACGGAAG atgttaaattattacaacCAAAGGATAAATTCAAAGATCAAACCTTTTTTCTGTCACAAGTAAAACAATACTCCTTAAAAAGATGTATGTTTCCTCTTgccaatttattaaaaactgaaGTGAGAGAAATTGCTAAAAAGGAAGGTCTTCTAAATGTAGCGAATAAAAAAGATAGCACAGGAATATGcttcataggtaaaaaaaagtttcaagatTTTATTGCAGAA TACATTGATACAAAAAAAGGACAATTCATAGATATAGATACTGGAAGGATTGTTGGTGTACACGAAGGTTTGCACAAGTGGACAGTAGGTCAAAGATGTTGCCTGCCCAATTGTAGAGATGCATATTTTGTATTGAAGAAAGACTTGGCAACGAATAACATTTATGtg gTTGCAGGAACAAAACATTCAGCATTGTGGAACAATATTTGCATCACTATGCCACCTCACTGGATTAGGAGAGAACCTCTTGAATTAACAGAAAATGGGGTGCTTAATTGTTACTTTAGGTTCCAGCATACAAAACCTTTAGCTCCATGCAAAACTGTGAAAAATTCCGAGGGACTTACTATcatcttaaaaaataatttaagagcAATTACTGAAGGACAATATGCAGTACTCTATAAAGATGGAGAATGTCTTGGTAGTgccaaaatgaaaaacatttgtcacaattttgttttttaa